A window of Equus caballus isolate H_3958 breed thoroughbred chromosome 21, TB-T2T, whole genome shotgun sequence genomic DNA:
TGGGGGATATAGAAACTGACATAAtaaagatatctttttaaaaaaatatattgtgaaaatcTTCCACTAATAGACTATGAAACCTTAGATAAAATGATTtacttaccaaaactgactcaaaaagtATGAAAATGTATGAAATGGTTATACATATAATGTAATCCTAAAgtaaattatcattaaaaatctACTTAAAAGGGAAGAACATAGAACAAGATGTTTCTGCAGGTATAGGCAAGTTACTATTCTACAGACATTTACAAAACTTCAAATAACATTCAGAAGCAGCAATTGCCAAGGAATTTCATCATGCTAGACAAAGTTTGATATCTAAACTGTAAAGTAATATTTCAAAAGATCTCTGGCTTTTCTCAATTGTCAATAATAATTTAACAAGtaatcaaaatatatacaaataaaatctaacaagttgggagaaaacaaacaaaacaaatcttgTGTCAGTCATCCACAAATGCTGGGTTCCAAAATTAAACATTCTAGTTCTGATTATCTACTGTTGCCTAACAGTAatcccaaacttagtggctttaatCAATATGATAATTTTATAATCTCTCATGTTTTCTGAGTCAAGAATCCAGAAAGACCTCGTCTGGGAGATCTTAGCTCAGATTCCCTCGTGCAGTCACATGGTGGCTGACCCTGGAATAGCGGAGTTCTGAATCAGTTGGGAGCTGCCTGAgggtccttctctctctttctcacattcTTCTCTCCGTATAGTCTCTACGTATGGCTAATTATTTCTCCACATCATGAAAACCTCAGGGAAGTAGACTGTTTATAGCATGGTTGACATTTAAAAGCAAGCATCTCcaaaagaacaaagtggaaatACACAGTATATTCACGGACCTTCTTCAGACATCATAGAGTATCCTCTTGGCCACTCTATTGTCAATGCAATTTTCCCAATATACAGGCCTTCCTTGACTTATGGTGGGGTTGCATCCCAATAAactcattgtaagttgaaaatgtcATGTCAAAAATACATTTAGTGCACCTAACCTACCAaccatcatagcttagcctagtgTACCTTacacatgctcagaacacttgtATTAGCCTACACTTGAgaaaaatcatctaacacaaagatTAATTTGTAGTAGTGTTCAATTTATTGCACTGAAATTCATGTACCTGAaaatcatgtaatttattgacGACTTTACTGAAGGTGAAAAATAGAATGGCTGTATGGGTGTGTAATGGTTGTAAGTATATCACTTATTTTCCCTTTGGTGGTGTGACTGATTATGGGCTgtggctcactgccactgcccagcaccaTGAGAGAATATTGCACCACATATgactagcccaggaaaagatcaaatttcaaaatttgaaCCACAGTTACTTTTGAATTTGCGTCACCTTCACGCCATCATAACCTCAAAAATTGTACGTTGAACCATCTATATATTCACGTAAAACACAAAGATATATTTATGACACTATCCTGGTATAAGcataacaaaattaaaggagatcaTTGAGATCTCAAAAAACaacttaaaacattaaaaattcagtatctgataaagaaaaaaatgcagataaaaatgacaaaaaaataatcTGACCTGTTGTGGAGAAAGCTTGCTTATTACATAGATGAGAAACACACTCAGATTCTTACTTACATGTATATTGAATCTGGACTCTAGATTGGTTAAAGACTTAAGTATGGAATGTAATACTACAGAATCAtttgaacataaaataaaacaatctgtttctgataaagagaaagaaaccaattGGTTATACaataaaagattaatataatgttatttaattactttaattatttGGTAAAGGACATCATGACAAAAATTAACACCCTGAAACAGATTGAAGGAAgatattttctatgtttaaaaccaacaaaccaaaaaaaattaaaatattcaaggaaCTACTAAGTAttaaaaatttgtgaaaaaaacaaagtaacattTGTCTGAAGAGTTGCATAATTTcattaataatcagaaaaatggCAATTTAACAATGATAAACCATCACTTTGTGCCCAATAGACTTGCAAAATTTCAGAAACTGGATAATGCTAAATGACGCCAAGGATAAAGAcagataaaaattctcagaactgcttttgaaaACATGTTCTGATATTGGCATCTTGGAAAGCAATCTGCTGGTATGTAGTTAACTTACGTTTATGTGTAAATTAGAACAGCAGTTTTGTCCATGGCTATTAGTACTAAACAAATTCTAATTATGATCCAGAATTAGGACATAAtctaaataatttagaaattaattttagttataAATAACTGGTTTTCTAATATATGCCACTTCATATgtgactgaaataaaataattcattttatgttAATATCTGGATTTAAGCAGTTTAAGGATAAACTGCGGCTGCTCAAAGTCTTTAGGGAACTACATGTACTGTAATTGTAATACTATAAATCACAAGagtttttgaagaaattaaaaaagctGATTATAAGattaatatggaaaataaaatagaaagaacacaataaatcttaaaaaatacaGAATCATAGCAAGACATAAAATTGTCAATGGCAAAAACACTTGTTTTTAGCCATAAAAATAGGAACCAAGAAATAGTataataacagaaaaatgaatccatttaaaGAATTCTGAATCAGAATTTTTAACATGAGAATTTGGTTAATGATATTAGATGGCATTACGAATCAATGTAGAAAGAGGGTTCAATACAAGACATGATTCTACAAAAATTGGTTgtctacaatttaaaaatacgAAATTATATTCCAATCTTTTTGCTTtcataaaagataaattaatgatgatttatttttaaatgcaattcattgaaaaggaaacacaaatagccaataaatacATGAGACAACCACACAAGTCAGTAAAGAAAATGCACATTAACGTAAGAGTGAGAAATCATTTCTCAAATAATAGGTTCACAAAAGTGTAAAAAATACAAGCAATATCAAATCATTTTGAGAACATGatgaaagaaacttctttttctgtttacataGCTAGTGAGTAAATAAAATAGTCCAAGAACTCTTGCATGCAATTATTAAGTGATCTTGAAAATGGAGACATTCCTTTTCTAGGTTATTGCTGCTCCGTAACACCCAGTGAGGAACACCATTAACAACATGGAGGGTGACTTACAAGCtgaaatgtgttattttaaaGCAGTAGATTCATTGGCAGATGAAAGTTTGGAATTTGGCATTGTCAGTATGAGGCAAGAAAGAAATATCAGTTATATAAATGGTAGGCTTTTGGTAACATCtgtaactcagaaaaaaatattcactgaaaaCATACAGATCAAGCCATctataaatgtaaagaaataaatgaataaataaataaataagtgcgAGCAAATctgaaagagaggaaaacatCTAAAAATCATGGTGAATCAGATTATTccatggaaagaaaaattaacccaGTGTATTTGAGGATAACAATAAGACAACTAatagaagaatcagaaaagagtAACAGCAAATGGCAAGCTTTCAAACAAAGAATAATTTGTAATAACGCTGAAGTCTCTGATAAGGAATCTCATGTTTAATGATGCCCAGAATAAGAACACTTGATTTATCAGTTTGAAAATATTGTTGAAGTTTAATAGAGTTCTGTTTACAGGTAACTAAGAGCAAACACAatgaggaatttatttattttgtataaaatgagaaagtcaatgcaatttttcccttaattttatgGAGTTAACAGAGAGATTCtgaaaatatgagagagaaaaaaaggagagcgAAAACGGTGTCATTACTATATGAATgagccaggagagagaggagaaaataatagaaagttTATATCAATAACCAAGGTAGCAGAACTTTCTATTTGAccttaaaatcaataaaatttacatttccaaGTTGGAAACTAATTCTATGTGAGGCCCTAGGGGAAAAATTGGATGATAACACACAGTACTATAATTGAAGACAAGAGACTGAATTCCTTGGAGGGATTGCAAAATTGAATCACACATGACTTACTAAAATTGTGTTGTGtagattttctttggaaatttaaagGTTTCCAGTTGCTCTGTGAGTAATATCCTATCTTGCTCTGAACATGTAGAAGGTAAGACTGAGGTAGAAAGTATATTCCGAAATATCTTAGGCATTCAGGTGTTCAATCAAATGAAACCACATTTTATTCAAAAGTTATGTATATTAGactttctgatattttaaaatcttttaaataggTAATTTTTCAGGTTGATCTGcaacttatcttttttttctataaaatcatTAAGTTTCTTATATGTGTCACAGTTTTTCTGAAGactgaatgaaataatacatgtgaagATGCTAAGTAAACATAAGGCATGATTTGGAACAATGTAACATATGCTAAATTATGAATTACTGCAATGCTCTCCACTGGATCTAATCTGTGCATTTGTGCTCCAGCCACTTATGGGGATCTTATGTGCTCTGTCTGCATGCAAACCTCTCTTGTTTGATTACGAGAATATAGAATAAGCATATAGCTTGTCAAACAGCAATTGATGATATTGTAAAggaaaatagaacattttcaaaagtaATGGCAGGTGAATAATGGTGGAGGCTACTGGaagattatagaaaaataaagctgtGACAGGAATCTGTATAATGGTGGTGGTAAGGCTCATCTGATAAATTCACGCTGTGAAACGTATTTGGTgaggaatttttaagaattaactcATTCTATCTGTGCATCAACCTTGTGAGGGGCGGAGGGAATATAGAAATAATCTCAGACATTAGTTAACCTAGCTGGTGACATAGGAATTGGTGGTAGAGCAAGATTGCAAACTCAGGTTTGTGTGATCGGAAGGTCtgtgatatttgctttttatACAGAAAAGAGATAGGAGGCCACTCTTCTTCTGTAAGTTCAATAGATGTAGAACTTGCTATCTACAGAATAAAGAAGGAGTCTTAAAGAAAGATACACACGTGTGTGGTGGAACATGAAAGAGAGAGATAATACACAAAGGTAAAGGGTTTTGGAATAGAAAAGAAGTTTAGGCAAGAGAAACCTCCTCAGAGGAGACCTAAGCTcaattgtatgtgtatatatgggCTAAACCTCTCCACCGCCTGCActgcaaatatttcatttctttactggGAATGGACAACTTAACATTGTTTCTCAATTCAAATTGATCAAGATTTTACAAACTGACATTAATAGAAACCAGCTAGTCTTGATTAGTTCTACTATCCCACACTGCTGTTCTTCCAGAGTGTTCTATTATGGGCTAAAACGAAGAATGATTTTACAGATATGGACATAAAGTGAAGAGCCATGGATTTAAAATATGTTGGAGTTTGTTGTTAACACAGGGATCATGAAAAGCATCCATGAGCAAAACGTGGGATGGCCAATGAGACCTAATGATAGAGGCAGATCCTGCCATTAGTTGATAATGGGGACAACAGCAGCATAGTGCTAAATAATTACAGCATTACCTCaaacaatttctcttttaaaagatacTCCAAAGAAATTTGATTTGGAGGTTTGGACATAGAATGGACTGCAGGATGGCAGCAACATTTCACTTGCCCAGATGATCCCAGCTACGTGAGTAAGACTGAAGCTCCACCACACCATGCAGCTGTTTCTAGGCAGAAAGATAAACAAGAAGAAAGTTAAGTACAGGTCAAAGTAGTTTCTGGTCCATGGAATTCCTCAGGCCAAACAACTTTCATGGTTCCTAACCTCCTAGTTTATAGAACAATTACTTATGCAATTTAGGTCCAAATTGAAAGAACTAATGATTCTGTTGTTTTGGATAATATTCCAGGATGCAGCACAATTGATTAAAGCATTGCTTTGTACAAGTGAAAAAAGTGGTAAATCGTCAGGGGATaatttcatctatgttgttttTCATAAGTATTAACctttatattttgaaacatagggagagagagaattccaCACAAGTATAACACCATGAGTgaacttgaaatagaaaatacgTATCACTTGTTAGAAGGACTGAAATTATGCAGTGTTAAGTGACGTGTTAATTTTCTGTTGGGCATTAAATTTCATTTAGATAATATGAAAAATCATGAGCAATTTTCAATAGAAATGTTTGAAGGTATTTCTGTGGTGTGTATAATGACAGGTTCGCAAAAGGTTAGAAAACTGTTTTAGAAAGATTTAATTAGCACTTGTGTGTgagaagagtgaaaaaataaagatacctGAAAAAAGTTACATAGAATTGGTTATAATTATTCATACAGTGTGTCCTGAATTTCTTGTAAGCATTGCAAATGTAAGAAATGTTTCTAAGTGTGTTTATAACTAATTAGACATTTAAGATGTAGTGAATACTGGCTTATAATTGAACTGCAATATACACAAAATTGGTGACTATTACAGATAGAGATTAGGAGGACACAAATGTGCAAGAGACAGAGTATGTCTACAAACTGTTCGGGTGGTattaatggagaaagaaagaagaatgtctTGTTCcttgaagaaggaataaagaaagaaaaataaatagatgtgaaaatagAGAATTATCAATATGCTATTGTGTAGCCAAAGAAATCTCCTTAAAAGTTCTtgctaagaaaatgagaaattaattttatataaacaataaTAGTCTAGAGATGAAGTAGGAGTAGTCTTTCTTCCCTCCAgtagtatttacttatttaaaaaatacttatatgATAGACACTGTATCCCAGCTAATGTTCATACTTAATAAATATGATCTCACTTAGTTTTAGTAACACtctataatatatacattataaatattcaaattttcaGAGTGGAAAATAAGTCATGGAGAAATTAATAATTGCCCAAGATCATGTAGCTAAAGTAATCTGTCCCAGGCATTTGAGCTATGCTCTTGCACTCTCCTCTATCTTGCTTCTTGAGTAAAATGGCCTATATCTTTTGGACACACATCATTTTTAGAGATGGAGTGGGGGAAGAGCATATCAATGAGGAGCTGCTTCCACTTCAATTCACCATGATTAGAATAAAGCCTACTTAACAGACTTCTCATAATTGATTTTTCAATGTCTTCTGTTGACCTGACATTTGACTAACTCTGTCTCATTTCCACAAATGCGTGCTTCCCTCCACACTTCGATAGACAGAATTTTTATTAGCATAGTGGTGTGATATGCTGAGTTccatggaaaaataatgaaaatgatattgATGTCTCAGAAATTCATGAGTCTTTCATGATCTTACTGTAATCATAAAGGGCTGATCTACACTACAGGAACTGATTTGTTGCCTTACTTGATTATGTGACTTGACAAACTCTCATGTTTCTACTATGTAGCTTATTATGTATTAACAAtacattttgcattaaaattttctCACATGTTGCATTGTATATAGTGAAGATATTCATCATGGCATGGGAGAATCAGACCATCAACTCAGGCTTCATCCTGCTAGGAATCTTCAATCATAGTCCCAcccacatctttctcttttctctggtctTGAGCATCTTCACAGTGGCCTTCATGGGAAACACTGTCATGGTTCTCCTCATCTACCTGGACACTCagctccacactcccatgtacttcctCCTCAGCCAACTGTCCCTCATGGACCTCATGCTCATCTGCACCACTGTACCCAAGATGGCTTTCAACTACTTGTCTGGCAAGAAGCACATCTCTCTGGCCAGTTGTGGAACCCAGATATTTTTCTATGTGTCTCTGCTTGGAGCTGAATGTTTCCTGTTGGCTGCAATGGCCTATGACCGTTATGTTGCCATCTGCTACCCATTGCGATACTCAGTTCTCATGAGCCAGAAAATCTGTGGTCTCATGGCAGCCTCTTCCTGGATTCTTGGCTCCCTTGATGGTATAATTGAAGTGGCAGTTGCATTATCCTTCTCATATTGTGGTGCCCGGgaaattcctcattttttctgTGATGTCCCTGCCCTGCTCACTCTCTCATGCACTAACACATTACTGTTTCAAAGGATGATATTTATCTGCTGTGTTATTATGCTTCTCTTCCCTGTAGCAGTCATCATTGCTTCTTATGTTCATGTTATTCGCACTGTCATTCGCATGGGAAGTGTAGATGGTCGCCGCAAGGCTTTCACCACCTGTTCCTCCCACCTCATGGTGGTGGGAATGTACTATGGAGCAGCCATGTTCATTTACATGCGACCCACTTCAGGTCGTTCCCCGACCCAGGACAAGATGGTATCAGCTTTCTACACCATTCTTACACCCATGCTGAATCCCCTCATCTACAGCCTTCGCAACAAGGAAGTGGCCAGAGCTTTCACAAAGGTTTTAGGGAAGGGCAAGCCTGGAGAGTAAGTTGCCCAATAATCTTTATGCTTTGCTTTTTCCCCTATATTCTTTGCTGCATGTTTAAATTGATGTATTCAACCAATGCAATTCAGTATCTAATATTTACCCATTGTTATAGATTTATAGCAACTACAGAGGATTCAGAATATGAAAAACTGcattctttttttgaaatatttcatttttcacaataaaTTCAACATACGGttataaggaaatatttattgtaagACAAAATgcacaatttatatatattttaaataatatcagtTAAAAAATGAGAGACATTTTCCCATCCTAATACACATTGCTTGATTGTACTGATTAACCTTAGTATTTTAACATGTCATAGACTTAACTTTGgcaaaaaaataattctactgGGTCTAATATCATACCTTGGactgttcaattttttaaaaatagccaatcTTCTTATATGCAAAGTTTTAGGTATGTATTTTagatcattataaaaataaatttatcttaacTGGATGGAGAAAACAGAAGTATTAGATTGAGGGTTAGGCATATGGAGCTTTATGTGTACTGAACAGTGTCCTCCGAATATCAGAGGATTGAGGAGCTCCCATTTATTTCCTTCGTCTATAGACATTAACCTTATAAATGGGTGACTGAAATCTGAATATGAATCTTTAAAGTCTAGATTTACCATCCTTAGATTTTCTAATCCATATATGGGTAACATATGACAATTGCCTGAAAacatgataatttttttaatgaagtctTGTTTTTATGTAgtgtatatttttcataaatctcATGTCACAACTCCATACATATTGttgtatacatattatattgttatatataattaTGGAGATCCTGGTGTTTTTATGAGAAAAGAATCTTTATATCATAATATGAATACGAACTGTTCTGTTAAAACTCTGTTACAAAAtcctcattgtatttttttttctttgcttcataacaaattaccacaaatttgggcACTCTAAATAGtaaccatttattatttcacagtttataTGGGTCATGATTTCCAGCATGGCTAACTGGGTATTCTGCTCAAGGTATCAAAAGGTAGCAATCCAGGTGTTTGCTGGGGCTGCAGTTTTATGTGAGGCTCAAGGTCATCTTCCAACTCACGTGGTTGTTGAAATAATTAATTTACCTGCAATTAATATTCATATGAATAACATATGGTTCCTTGCTTTTCCAAGACCAGCAGGAGaatctctctgacctcagggaAGACCTAAGTCCTTTTATAAAGACTGCCGTTGATTAACCCAGGccaatccaggatcatctcccttAGATTACTTTAAGTCAACTGATATGGGATCTTAATTAAGCTGCACAATTAACTCTTATCTTAGAGGCTAACCTAATCAGGCATGTAACTCCAGAGAATAGAGATCATGGGAGACAGTTTAGGATTTTTCCAGCCAAACACACCCAGATTACTTACAGGCTCCTATCCACAAAAACCATAAACATACAATTGCAACTATTTATCCTGTCAGTAATATAAGAAAACATTGGTAATGTCCAAATGCTTGAATGGGttaaataaacttttagaaaCTCTTTAAAGTTTTTATACTCTTGTTTAATGGATCAACATATAATTTATGGAATTTGATTATACTCATAATTTGTCTATAACACATATAATTTGTCTTCTACTTAACATATAACATTCAACATAATGAATAGGAAAGATGTAACATTATGAACCTCATAAACACTTACGGATGCTGTATTCcgtattctttccattttcagttCTATAAGACAATTGAAATAGATATTGCCCTTCTAGGATTCTCTGCACAAGTAATAGGTAAGAAAAGAATGAGTGAGTTTAATAAGATAATACCATAAtgcattcttttttactttattaaaattaagtctACACTAGAACCAAAATTTCTTACTTATAGTCTTGTTTGACAATTTTTCCTGAAAGTGAATTCAATCATGGGTAAAACAAGTTGTTTTACTTTTGgacaaaaggagatgaaaataacaataagtaCTGTATTACCCTCTCAAAATAAGTGCTACTAGTTATACAGGAAAGCAGAcgtgattattttgaaatatatcctTGGTAAAAGATTGATGGCTTTAATATTAGTAATATAATTACATCTTTtcatacagaaaaatcaagactTCAAATGATACTTCAAGAATGGTACTTCAAGAATGGAACTATTATAACACTAGAGGTCACTCACGGATAATTATGgttgagaaatatatttaatctcTATATAAAGGAGACCTAAACCTTCAATACTCTtattaaaaacagtgaaaaaatgagagtaatatATTGGTTATAAATTTGTTCAAACCCCTTTGAATCACGTGGAAAAATTTCATAGCTTCTGTTTGAATACACAGTATAAAAGAGGAGATTCAGAGCAAGATGCCTGAATAGGAGATTCCAGCTCACAAATCTATGGAAACGTTGATTTTGATATTATCTATGGACAGAAATACCTCTGTGGGAACACAAGAGTCCAGTGGAGACATTCCAGCCCCCAATCAAGGAAACAAATCCAAGAATAGACAGGGAGCAGGTAGGAACAGTAAAGCTATACCCATGACCCCTCCCCCGAAGGACCACAGCTGAGCGCTAAGAGAGATCCGCTTTGCTTGCAAATTCTCCCATGGGGAAaagtgagagcagagggagaaccTGCTTCCTCAGCCTCAAGGGCATTGACCAAAAGGCCCACTCGTGGTTTGTCTCGCCCAGATTATTGAGAAGATAGACATGGCTGAATAGTCTGGGGGTGCTAGTAGCAGGGAAACGGGGTGAGGGCTCACAGCAGCCACCACACAGATCGTGAAAACCAGCTGCAGGTTCTACTTGCTGGCTTCAGGACTCTTCCAAAAGGTCTACCAATAAACCCTGTGGGTCAACTCACTTGCAGCCCCCCAAAGGACTGGCACATGCCCCAGCACTGCACACACCTCTCCACGATGGTGCATGTTAACCCTGCAGATGGTGCGTATGCATTCCAACAGATGGCGTACAAGCCTGTTCAGATGGCACATGGGAATCAGCAGCCAGCTTGACTCTGTGCTATTGGGAGAAGGCATGCAATTTTTAACCCTACAGGGTAGTGCCCTGGGAAAAACACATGAAAACTTTCAGCACCCAGCCTGGCTATGCGAGATTGAGAGAAGGGACATGATCCCTGACTTCCCtacaagaagttaaaaaaaagaagtgggatAAGTGAATCCACAAAAAAATACCTGAGATACCTTTTTAATAGCAGGACTGACTGGTAAAGATCTTTTTATCCTGAAAACACTCAGTGAGGACTGGAAAAGGAGACTACTTCTTCAAAGATAAAACAGCAATGCAAGACTTCAACGACTGTGGGAAATCATGGAAACAACcccaccaaaagaagaaaatgattctgCAGTGGCTGACCCCAAGGAAAGGGAGATCTAAGTACTGCCTGAGAAATAATTCAAcatagtcatctttttttttcgcCCCAACATTGTTGGACTTCGAAATTTTAACCATCTAAGagggtgtaaggtaatatctctttgtggtttaaatatacatttatccaaTTATTATTGATactgaggttttttctttttttcatgtatttattggtaTTTTATATATCTTCCTTTGGAAAGGGCCTATTCAAAActgttctgcaaatatttttaccaAGCTCGTGGCTTGCCTTTGAGTTTTCTGAagagtgtcttttgaagagcagatgTTTTTCACTTTACTGAGCTCCAACTTATCAAACTTTTTCTCCTTTAGAGGTAGTGCATTTTAATGTCCTTTAAAAAACTTTGCCTACTGTAAGGTCAAGAAGAtgttctcttatgttttcttctaagagcctCATAGTTTTACCTCACATGTTTAGCTGTGTACACATCTTGAATATTTTTTGGTGTATAGTATGAGTTAGATATGGATATCTAGGTGTCTCAACattgtttattaaaaagatttcCCTTCCCCATTAGATCACATTGTTATCATTGTTGAAAATAAGTTGACTCTatttgtgtggatttattttgatattttctaatcTGTACCACTGACCTCTCTGTCCATCCTA
This region includes:
- the OR2M25 gene encoding olfactory receptor 2M3, whose amino-acid sequence is MAWENQTINSGFILLGIFNHSPTHIFLFSLVLSIFTVAFMGNTVMVLLIYLDTQLHTPMYFLLSQLSLMDLMLICTTVPKMAFNYLSGKKHISLASCGTQIFFYVSLLGAECFLLAAMAYDRYVAICYPLRYSVLMSQKICGLMAASSWILGSLDGIIEVAVALSFSYCGAREIPHFFCDVPALLTLSCTNTLLFQRMIFICCVIMLLFPVAVIIASYVHVIRTVIRMGSVDGRRKAFTTCSSHLMVVGMYYGAAMFIYMRPTSGRSPTQDKMVSAFYTILTPMLNPLIYSLRNKEVARAFTKVLGKGKPGE